The following proteins are co-located in the Agromyces laixinhei genome:
- a CDS encoding dihydroorotase yields MNERFLITGATLPGGERADVLLDGGIIAGVGSIADAAGATVVDADGLIALPGLVDLHTHLREPGYEQSETVLTGTQAAAAGGFTAVFAMANTFPVADTAGVVEQEASLGRAAGYATVQPIGAVTVGLEGERLAELGAMARSRANVRVFSDDGFCVSDPLLMRRALEYVKAFDGVIAQHAQEPRLTEGAQMNEGALSGELGLTGWPAVAEESIIARDVLLAEHVGSRLHVCHVSTAGSVEVIRWAKARGIDVTAEVTPHHLLLTEDLIAGYDPRFKVNPPLRRAEDVEALRAALADGTIDIVATDHAPHPVEAKESEWQAAANGMVGLESALAVVHAAVVETGLMNWADVARVMSAAPARIGRLHGHGESIAVGAAPELTLYDPAAASEFDLDRLAGRSTNSPYLGRRLPGRVVATFHAGYPTFIDGAVRPRDEVARNAASARGAEHG; encoded by the coding sequence ATGAATGAGCGCTTCCTGATCACGGGTGCGACCCTCCCCGGTGGGGAGCGAGCCGACGTGCTGCTCGACGGCGGCATCATCGCCGGCGTCGGCAGCATCGCGGATGCCGCGGGCGCGACGGTCGTCGACGCCGACGGGCTCATCGCACTGCCCGGGCTCGTCGACCTGCACACGCATCTCCGCGAGCCCGGCTACGAACAGAGCGAGACCGTGCTGACCGGCACCCAGGCGGCGGCCGCGGGCGGCTTCACCGCGGTCTTCGCCATGGCGAACACCTTCCCCGTCGCCGACACGGCCGGCGTCGTCGAACAGGAGGCGAGTCTCGGCCGCGCCGCCGGGTACGCGACGGTGCAGCCCATCGGTGCCGTCACCGTCGGACTCGAGGGCGAACGTCTCGCCGAACTCGGCGCCATGGCCCGGTCCCGGGCGAACGTGCGGGTGTTCTCCGATGACGGATTCTGCGTCTCCGACCCGTTGCTCATGCGCCGTGCGCTCGAGTACGTGAAGGCGTTCGACGGCGTCATCGCCCAGCACGCGCAGGAACCCCGCCTCACCGAAGGCGCCCAGATGAACGAGGGCGCGCTGTCGGGCGAGCTCGGATTGACGGGGTGGCCGGCCGTCGCCGAGGAGTCGATCATCGCCCGCGACGTGCTGCTCGCCGAGCACGTCGGCTCGCGGTTGCACGTGTGCCACGTCTCCACCGCCGGATCGGTCGAGGTCATCCGCTGGGCCAAGGCCCGCGGCATCGACGTCACCGCAGAGGTCACCCCGCACCACCTCCTGCTCACCGAAGACCTCATCGCCGGCTACGACCCGAGGTTCAAGGTCAACCCGCCGCTGCGCCGTGCCGAAGACGTCGAAGCCCTGCGCGCGGCGCTCGCCGACGGCACGATCGACATCGTCGCCACTGACCACGCCCCGCACCCGGTCGAGGCGAAGGAGAGCGAGTGGCAGGCTGCCGCCAACGGCATGGTCGGCCTCGAATCCGCCCTCGCGGTCGTGCACGCCGCCGTCGTCGAAACGGGACTCATGAACTGGGCGGATGTCGCGCGCGTGATGTCGGCGGCACCGGCACGCATCGGGCGGCTGCACGGTCACGGCGAGTCCATCGCCGTCGGCGCAGCGCCCGAACTGACCCTCTACGACCCCGCGGCGGCATCCGAGTTCGACCTCGACCGGCTCGCCGGCCGCAGCACGAACTCGCCCTACCTCGGCCGCCGCCTGCCCGGTCGAGTGGTCGCGACCTTCCACGCCGGCTATCCGACCTTCATCGACGGCGCAGTGCGACCGCGCGACGAGGTGGCCCGCAACGCGGCATCCGCTCGGGGGGCCGAGCATGGATAA
- the pyrR gene encoding bifunctional pyr operon transcriptional regulator/uracil phosphoribosyltransferase PyrR has translation MMARAVLSQADISRALTRISHEILESNRGSSDLVILGIPTRGVILARRIAETIARIEPAAPPPQVGTLDVTMYRDDLTRTRTRTPQPTELPAGGIDGKTVVLVDDVLYSGRTIRAAFDALSDLGRARAVRLAVLIDRGHREFPIRADFVGKNLPSSARERINVRLMEIDGDDAVAIDDAAPEAGEA, from the coding sequence TTGATGGCACGTGCCGTGCTCAGTCAAGCTGACATCTCGCGGGCGCTGACCCGCATCTCGCACGAGATCCTCGAGTCCAATCGAGGCAGCTCCGATCTCGTCATCCTCGGCATCCCGACCAGGGGTGTGATCCTCGCCCGCCGCATCGCCGAGACGATCGCCCGCATCGAGCCCGCAGCCCCGCCGCCGCAAGTCGGAACGCTCGACGTCACGATGTACCGCGACGACCTCACACGAACCCGCACGCGCACGCCGCAGCCGACCGAGTTGCCGGCAGGCGGCATCGACGGCAAGACCGTCGTGCTCGTCGACGACGTGCTGTACTCGGGCCGCACGATCCGAGCGGCGTTCGATGCGCTCAGCGATCTCGGCCGCGCCCGTGCGGTACGGCTCGCGGTGCTCATCGACCGTGGTCACCGCGAGTTCCCCATTCGTGCCGACTTCGTGGGCAAGAATCTGCCGAGTTCGGCCCGAGAGCGCATCAATGTGCGACTGATGGAGATCGACGGCGACGATGCCGTCGCCATCGATGACGCCGCGCCCGAAGCAGGCGAGGCGTGA
- the carB gene encoding carbamoyl-phosphate synthase large subunit gives MPKRDDINSVLVIGSGPIVIGQAAEFDYSGTQACRVLREEGVRVILVNPNPATIMTDPDFADATYIEPITPEIIESIIITEKPDAVLPTLGGQTALNAAIALEEAGILAKHGVELIGAKVDAIRKGEDRQLFKDLVIEAGAGVARSHVAKTVEQAKEFALDLGYPLVVRPSFTMGGLGSGFAYTEEELVRIATQGLHDSPTTEVLLEESILGWKEYELELMRDTSDNTVVVCSIENVDPVGVHTGDSITVAPALTLTDREYQKLRDIGIDIIRAVGVDTGGCNIQFAIDPADGRVIVIEMNPRVSRSSALASKATGFPIAKIAAKLAIGYRLDEIPNDITRVTPASFEPTLDYVVVKVPRFAFEKFPAADATLTTTMKSVGEAMAIGRNYATALQKALRSLEKRGSSFHWGEEQRSIEELLEVATVPTDGRIVVVQQALRKGATIEQLFEATKIDPWFLDQIVLINEVAATIAAAENLDTELLLLAKDHGFSDAQIGQLRGFGEADAREVRHILGIRPVYKTVDTCAGEFPALTPYHYSSYDSETEVEPSDRRKVVILGSGPNRIGQGVEFDYSCVHASFALSAAGFETIMINCNPETVSTDYDTSDRLYFEPLTLEDVLEVIHAESQSGELVGVVVQLGGQTALGLARGLEAAGIPILGTTPDAIDLAEERGLFSGILDTAGLLAPRNGTATDLDGAVQVAEGIGFPVLVRPSYVLGGRGMEIVYDSPSLADYFERIEGQGIVGPSHPLLVDRFLDDAIEIDVDALYDGTDLYIGGVMEHIEEAGIHSGDSSCTLPPVTLGRAEVDRVREATRAIAEGIGVQGLLNVQFAIGAGVLYVLEANPRASRTVPFVSKALGIPLAKAASRIMVGATVAELIDEGMLPASDGSRVPLDAPVAVKEAVLPFSRFRTREGIIVDSVLGPEMRSTGEVMGIDKDFPTAFAKSQLAAYGGMPTTGTVFVSVSDRDKRSIILPVLRLQQLGYGIAATEGTAEVLRRHGIRAKEVLKFSEKTNDDATSVVELIHRGEVDVVVNTPSGRSSRADGYEIRAAAVAADIPLFTTIAELSAAVASLDVQREGFEVTSLQEYTSRREASI, from the coding sequence ATGCCCAAGCGCGACGACATCAACAGCGTCCTCGTCATCGGATCCGGTCCGATCGTCATCGGACAGGCCGCCGAGTTCGACTACTCGGGAACCCAGGCGTGCCGCGTGCTCCGCGAGGAGGGCGTTCGGGTCATCCTCGTGAACCCGAACCCCGCGACGATCATGACCGACCCCGACTTCGCCGACGCGACGTACATCGAACCGATCACGCCCGAGATCATCGAGTCGATCATCATCACGGAGAAGCCCGACGCGGTGCTCCCGACGCTCGGCGGCCAGACGGCCCTGAACGCGGCGATCGCGCTGGAAGAGGCCGGCATTCTCGCCAAGCACGGCGTCGAGCTCATCGGGGCGAAGGTCGACGCCATCCGCAAGGGCGAAGACCGCCAGCTCTTCAAGGACCTCGTGATCGAGGCCGGCGCGGGCGTCGCCCGTTCGCACGTCGCGAAGACGGTCGAGCAGGCGAAGGAGTTCGCCCTCGACCTCGGCTATCCGCTCGTCGTGCGCCCCTCGTTCACGATGGGAGGCCTCGGATCGGGCTTCGCGTACACCGAGGAAGAGCTCGTGCGCATCGCCACCCAGGGCCTGCACGACTCACCCACGACCGAGGTGCTCCTCGAGGAGTCGATCCTCGGCTGGAAGGAGTACGAGCTCGAGCTCATGCGCGACACCTCCGACAACACGGTGGTCGTGTGTTCGATCGAGAACGTCGACCCGGTCGGCGTGCACACGGGCGACTCGATCACCGTGGCACCGGCCCTCACCCTGACCGACCGCGAGTACCAGAAGCTGCGCGATATCGGCATCGACATCATCCGCGCCGTCGGCGTGGACACCGGCGGCTGCAACATCCAGTTCGCCATCGACCCGGCCGACGGTCGCGTCATCGTCATCGAGATGAACCCGCGCGTCTCCCGTTCGAGCGCGCTCGCATCGAAGGCGACGGGCTTCCCGATCGCGAAGATCGCCGCGAAGCTCGCGATCGGCTATCGCCTCGACGAGATCCCCAACGACATCACCAGGGTCACCCCGGCCTCGTTCGAGCCGACACTCGACTACGTCGTCGTCAAGGTGCCCCGGTTCGCGTTCGAGAAGTTCCCGGCCGCCGATGCCACTCTCACGACGACCATGAAGTCGGTCGGCGAGGCGATGGCGATCGGCCGAAACTACGCGACCGCGCTGCAGAAGGCGCTCCGCTCGCTCGAGAAGCGCGGCTCGTCGTTCCACTGGGGCGAAGAGCAGCGCTCGATCGAAGAACTGCTCGAGGTCGCAACCGTGCCGACCGACGGCCGGATCGTGGTCGTGCAGCAGGCGCTCCGCAAGGGCGCCACGATCGAGCAGTTGTTCGAGGCCACGAAGATCGACCCGTGGTTCCTCGACCAGATCGTGCTCATCAACGAGGTCGCAGCCACCATCGCAGCGGCGGAGAACCTCGACACCGAACTTCTGCTCCTGGCGAAGGATCACGGCTTCTCGGACGCCCAGATCGGCCAGCTCCGCGGCTTCGGCGAGGCCGACGCTCGCGAGGTGCGCCACATCCTCGGAATCCGCCCGGTCTACAAGACGGTCGACACGTGTGCGGGCGAGTTCCCGGCGCTCACGCCCTATCACTACTCGAGCTACGACTCCGAGACCGAGGTGGAGCCGAGCGACCGCAGGAAGGTCGTCATCCTCGGCTCGGGCCCGAACCGCATCGGCCAGGGCGTCGAGTTCGACTACTCGTGCGTGCACGCCTCGTTCGCCCTCTCGGCCGCCGGGTTCGAGACGATCATGATCAACTGCAACCCCGAGACGGTCTCGACCGACTACGACACGAGCGATCGGCTCTACTTCGAGCCGCTCACGCTCGAAGACGTGCTCGAGGTCATCCATGCCGAGTCCCAGTCGGGCGAGCTCGTCGGCGTCGTCGTGCAGCTCGGCGGGCAGACGGCACTCGGCCTCGCGAGGGGTCTCGAAGCCGCCGGGATCCCGATCCTCGGCACGACACCCGACGCGATCGACCTCGCTGAGGAGCGCGGCCTGTTCTCCGGCATCCTCGACACGGCCGGGCTCCTCGCGCCGAGGAACGGCACCGCGACCGACCTCGACGGCGCAGTCCAGGTCGCCGAGGGCATCGGCTTCCCCGTCCTCGTGCGCCCGAGCTACGTGCTCGGCGGTCGCGGAATGGAGATCGTCTACGACTCGCCTTCGCTCGCCGACTACTTCGAGCGCATCGAGGGTCAGGGCATCGTCGGGCCGAGCCATCCGCTGCTCGTCGACCGCTTCCTCGACGACGCGATCGAGATCGACGTCGACGCCCTCTACGACGGGACCGATCTCTACATCGGCGGCGTCATGGAGCACATCGAGGAGGCCGGCATCCATTCCGGCGACTCCAGCTGCACCCTGCCGCCCGTCACGCTCGGCCGTGCAGAGGTCGACCGGGTCCGTGAAGCCACCCGCGCCATCGCGGAGGGCATCGGCGTTCAGGGCCTGCTGAACGTGCAGTTCGCGATCGGCGCCGGTGTGCTCTACGTGCTCGAGGCGAACCCGCGCGCGAGTCGCACCGTGCCGTTCGTCTCCAAGGCGCTCGGTATTCCGCTCGCGAAGGCCGCGTCGCGCATCATGGTCGGTGCCACCGTCGCCGAGCTCATCGACGAGGGCATGCTTCCCGCCTCAGACGGGTCGCGGGTGCCGCTCGACGCTCCGGTCGCCGTGAAGGAGGCCGTGCTGCCCTTCAGCCGCTTCCGCACCCGCGAGGGCATCATCGTCGACTCCGTCCTCGGGCCGGAGATGCGCTCGACGGGCGAGGTCATGGGCATCGACAAGGACTTCCCGACGGCGTTCGCGAAGAGCCAGCTCGCGGCCTATGGCGGCATGCCCACCACCGGCACGGTCTTCGTGTCGGTCTCCGACCGCGACAAGCGCTCGATCATCCTCCCGGTCCTCCGTCTGCAGCAGCTCGGGTACGGCATCGCCGCGACCGAAGGTACGGCCGAAGTGCTGCGCCGCCACGGCATCCGCGCCAAGGAGGTGCTGAAGTTCAGCGAGAAGACGAATGATGACGCGACGTCCGTCGTCGAGCTCATCCACCGCGGCGAGGTCGACGTCGTCGTGAACACGCCGAGCGGTCGTTCGTCTCGCGCCGACGGCTACGAGATCCGTGCGGCCGCGGTCGCCGCCGACATCCCGCTGTTCACGACCATCGCCGAGCTCTCGGCGGCCGTCGCGTCGCTCGACGTGCAGCGCGAGGGCTTCGAGGTCACGAGCCTGCAGGAGTACACGAGCCGCCGGGAGGCGAGCATATGA
- the carA gene encoding glutamine-hydrolyzing carbamoyl-phosphate synthase small subunit, producing the protein MTETPTGTGETAVLVLEDGRRYEGRAYGSRGRTLGEAVFATGMTGYQETLTDPSYAGQIVMMTAPHIGITGMNDEDMESARIWVAGFIVRDPSRVVSNFRSLRSLDDDLASAGVVGISGIDTRALTRHLRSAGAMRAGIFSGDDALLTAGEQLDLVQGGAGMIGANLSADVSTAEPYTIDAEGERIGSVAVLDLGVKTSTLGYLAERGFDVHVVPQTITAEEVLALEPDALFFSNGPGDPAASDRHVELLRSTLREGLPYFGICFGNQLLGRALGFGTYKLPFGHRGINQPVLDKATGRVEITAHNHGFAVDAPIDRVSDSTEGFGRVEVSHYGLNDDVVEGLNCLDIPAFSVQYHPESAAGPHDANYLFDRFRDMVIANTGANTATEGSNE; encoded by the coding sequence ATGACTGAGACCCCGACCGGCACCGGCGAAACCGCCGTGCTCGTCCTCGAAGACGGACGCCGCTACGAGGGACGCGCATACGGCTCACGCGGCCGTACCCTCGGCGAGGCCGTCTTCGCCACCGGAATGACCGGCTACCAGGAGACCCTCACCGACCCGTCGTACGCGGGTCAGATCGTCATGATGACCGCGCCGCACATCGGCATCACGGGCATGAACGACGAAGACATGGAATCGGCACGCATCTGGGTTGCCGGATTCATCGTGCGCGACCCCTCGCGAGTCGTCTCGAACTTCCGCTCGCTGCGGAGCCTCGACGACGACCTCGCCTCCGCGGGAGTGGTCGGCATCAGCGGCATCGACACTCGAGCGCTGACGCGCCACCTGCGCTCGGCCGGCGCGATGCGCGCCGGCATCTTCTCAGGCGATGACGCACTGCTCACCGCCGGCGAGCAGCTCGACCTCGTGCAGGGCGGCGCCGGCATGATCGGCGCGAACCTCTCGGCCGACGTCTCGACGGCCGAGCCCTACACCATCGATGCCGAGGGGGAGCGAATCGGCTCCGTCGCGGTGCTCGACCTCGGCGTGAAGACCTCGACCCTCGGCTACCTCGCCGAACGCGGCTTCGACGTGCACGTCGTGCCGCAGACCATCACGGCCGAGGAGGTGCTGGCACTCGAGCCCGATGCGCTGTTCTTCTCGAACGGGCCGGGCGACCCTGCGGCCTCCGATCGCCATGTCGAACTGCTGCGCTCGACGCTCCGCGAAGGGCTGCCGTACTTCGGCATCTGCTTCGGCAACCAGTTGCTCGGCCGCGCGCTCGGCTTCGGCACCTACAAGCTGCCATTCGGCCACCGCGGCATCAACCAGCCGGTGCTCGACAAGGCCACCGGCCGCGTCGAGATCACGGCGCACAACCACGGCTTCGCCGTGGACGCCCCGATCGACCGCGTGAGCGACTCGACCGAGGGCTTCGGCCGCGTCGAGGTCAGCCACTACGGCCTCAACGACGACGTGGTCGAGGGACTCAACTGCCTCGACATCCCCGCGTTCAGCGTGCAGTACCACCCCGAGTCGGCGGCCGGCCCGCACGATGCGAACTACCTCTTCGACCGATTCCGCGACATGGTGATCGCGAACACCGGGGCGAACACCGCGACCGAAGGAAGCAACGAGTAA
- the nusB gene encoding transcription antitermination factor NusB, with translation MSARTKARKRALDLLYSADMRQVPVEQMLVVEAEKAASEPERAASWLYAREIVDGIVDNRAEIDELIETNSHGWTLERMPAVDRAILRIGVWEIIHNEAVPDPVAISEAVEAATVLSTDDSAGFVNGLLAAISHSKA, from the coding sequence GTGAGCGCGCGCACCAAGGCGCGCAAGCGCGCGCTCGACCTGCTGTACTCGGCGGACATGCGCCAGGTTCCGGTCGAGCAGATGCTCGTCGTCGAGGCGGAGAAGGCGGCGAGCGAGCCCGAGCGCGCCGCGTCGTGGCTCTACGCGCGCGAGATCGTCGACGGTATCGTCGACAACCGTGCCGAGATCGACGAACTCATCGAGACGAACTCGCACGGCTGGACCCTCGAACGCATGCCGGCGGTCGACCGTGCGATCCTGCGCATCGGCGTGTGGGAGATCATCCACAACGAGGCCGTGCCCGACCCAGTCGCGATCTCCGAGGCCGTCGAGGCGGCGACCGTGCTCTCGACCGACGATTCCGCCGGATTCGTGAACGGCCTGCTCGCGGCGATCTCGCACTCGAAGGCGTAG
- a CDS encoding aspartate carbamoyltransferase catalytic subunit translates to MRHLLSTRELSREQAIRLLDIAEDMAAVQEREVKKLPTLRGKTVVNLFFEDSTRTRISFEAAAKRLSADVINFSAKGSSVSKGESLKDTAQTLHAMGADGVVIRHHASGAPHTLATSGWIDAGVLNAGDGTHEHPTQALLDAFTMRRRLHGTVSRGRGLDGVRVVIVGDVLHSRVARSNVWLLATLGAEVELVAPPTLVPVDTRSWPARVGYDLDAALRGTPDVVMMLRIQAERMQAAFFPNSREYALTWGLDDARFDALPPSTMVMHPGPMNRGLEIAARAADSQQSTVREQVANGVSVRMAALYLLLSGERGTPDE, encoded by the coding sequence ATGCGGCACCTGCTGAGCACCCGAGAGCTGTCGCGCGAGCAGGCGATCCGGCTCCTCGACATCGCCGAGGACATGGCCGCCGTGCAGGAGCGCGAGGTCAAGAAGCTGCCGACACTGCGGGGCAAGACGGTCGTGAACCTCTTCTTCGAGGACTCGACCCGCACCCGCATCTCGTTCGAGGCGGCGGCGAAGCGCCTCTCGGCCGACGTCATCAACTTCAGCGCGAAGGGGTCGAGCGTCTCGAAGGGCGAGAGCCTGAAGGACACGGCGCAGACCCTGCACGCGATGGGCGCCGACGGCGTCGTGATCCGCCACCACGCATCGGGTGCGCCGCACACGCTCGCCACGAGCGGATGGATCGACGCCGGCGTCCTCAACGCCGGCGACGGCACCCACGAGCACCCGACCCAGGCGCTCCTCGACGCCTTCACGATGCGGCGACGCCTGCACGGCACGGTGTCCCGCGGGCGCGGCCTCGACGGCGTGCGCGTCGTCATCGTCGGTGACGTGCTGCACTCCAGGGTCGCACGGTCCAACGTCTGGCTGCTCGCCACGCTCGGTGCCGAGGTCGAACTCGTCGCCCCGCCGACGCTCGTGCCGGTCGACACGAGGTCGTGGCCGGCCCGCGTCGGCTACGACCTCGATGCCGCGCTCCGCGGCACACCCGACGTCGTCATGATGCTGCGCATCCAGGCGGAGCGCATGCAGGCGGCGTTCTTCCCGAACAGCCGCGAATACGCGCTCACCTGGGGCCTCGACGACGCCAGGTTCGACGCGCTGCCCCCCAGTACGATGGTGATGCACCCCGGCCCGATGAACCGCGGGCTTGAGATCGCCGCCCGCGCAGCCGACTCGCAGCAGTCGACCGTGCGCGAGCAGGTCGCGAACGGAGTTTCAGTGAGAATGGCCGCCCTCTACCTGTTGCTGTCCGGCGAACGGGGGACGCCCGATGAATGA
- a CDS encoding glycosyltransferase, which translates to MAEVMIAVMPFHGHVAPMVAVAEAFLAAGHGVRVYTGGAFAHRFTMLGARVVTWARAPDFDEHDLPATFPALRGRKGPRQMLANVELLFVRTGADQAADLAHAYAEEPWDVIVADGLSIGAHLASELTATPWVTVSIVPLTIPSRDLPPPILGLQPAKGIIGRLRDRALRGLTGVASRGIQRAYAEERTRAGLPPDDLALEHAFISPDLVCASGVAELEYYPRSDLATQVVFVGELTRPRANDAALPSWWPDVETCVDPILHVTQGTLNVDPHDLIEPSFAALGRQRVLLIASTGRADVAELPFTAPPNARVAGFVPYDSLLPRLDVMITNGGWGGVLAALAQGIPLIVAGGDVDKPEIAARVAWAGAGVNLRTGRPRPRPRAILRAWRQLQTDDSYRANAGRLAAALAAHDGPNEVVEHTMALLTRNSSS; encoded by the coding sequence ATGGCCGAGGTGATGATCGCCGTGATGCCGTTCCACGGGCATGTCGCACCGATGGTCGCCGTCGCCGAGGCGTTTCTCGCCGCGGGTCACGGTGTCCGCGTGTACACGGGGGGCGCGTTCGCCCACCGTTTCACCATGCTCGGCGCTCGTGTGGTGACGTGGGCGCGTGCGCCGGACTTCGACGAGCACGACCTCCCGGCGACGTTTCCCGCGCTCCGCGGCAGAAAGGGGCCGCGACAGATGCTCGCGAACGTCGAGCTGCTCTTCGTGCGCACCGGCGCCGACCAGGCCGCCGACCTCGCGCACGCCTACGCCGAGGAGCCGTGGGACGTCATCGTCGCCGACGGCCTGAGCATCGGGGCGCACCTCGCCTCGGAGCTGACCGCAACGCCGTGGGTGACGGTCAGCATCGTGCCGCTGACCATCCCGAGTCGCGACCTGCCCCCGCCGATACTGGGGCTCCAGCCGGCCAAGGGGATCATCGGGCGGCTGCGCGACCGCGCACTTCGAGGACTGACCGGCGTTGCGTCTCGTGGGATCCAGCGTGCCTACGCCGAGGAACGCACCCGAGCCGGCCTGCCGCCCGACGACCTCGCGTTGGAACACGCCTTCATCTCGCCCGACCTCGTCTGCGCCTCAGGTGTCGCCGAACTCGAGTATTACCCGCGCTCGGATCTCGCGACGCAGGTCGTGTTCGTCGGCGAACTCACCCGGCCGCGTGCGAATGACGCGGCTCTCCCGTCGTGGTGGCCCGACGTCGAGACCTGCGTCGACCCGATCCTGCATGTCACCCAGGGCACGCTGAACGTCGATCCCCACGACCTCATCGAACCGTCTTTCGCCGCCCTCGGTCGGCAGCGGGTGCTGCTCATCGCTTCGACCGGGCGAGCGGATGTCGCGGAGCTGCCGTTCACCGCGCCGCCCAACGCCCGCGTAGCGGGGTTCGTCCCGTACGACTCGCTGTTGCCCCGCCTCGACGTCATGATCACGAACGGCGGCTGGGGCGGTGTACTCGCCGCCCTCGCACAGGGCATCCCGCTCATCGTCGCCGGCGGCGACGTCGACAAGCCCGAGATCGCCGCGCGCGTGGCGTGGGCCGGCGCCGGGGTCAACCTGCGAACGGGTCGCCCGCGTCCGCGTCCGCGTGCCATCCTTCGAGCCTGGCGGCAGCTGCAGACCGACGATTCGTATCGCGCGAACGCCGGGCGACTGGCCGCCGCGCTCGCCGCGCACGACGGTCCCAACGAGGTCGTCGAACACACGATGGCGTTGTTGACCCGCAATTCGAGCAGTTGA
- a CDS encoding DoxX family membrane protein has translation MSTTTMGGGRVSTAAGLDAVLDQANAAQAVVQRFLARTGQPALRIALGLVFVVFGALKFLPGASPVEGLVGRTWSALSFGMIDGSAALIITACLEVFVGLTFVTGVFVRIGLLALAATFVGIFSPLVFFTGDLFTSAGPTLTAQYILKDVVLVAAAMVVGAVALKRPIGRR, from the coding sequence ATGTCCACCACAACGATGGGCGGCGGCCGGGTCTCGACCGCCGCGGGCCTCGACGCAGTGCTCGACCAGGCCAACGCGGCGCAGGCCGTCGTGCAGCGATTCCTCGCCCGCACCGGCCAGCCGGCCCTCAGGATCGCGCTCGGGCTCGTGTTCGTCGTGTTCGGCGCACTGAAGTTCCTGCCGGGTGCGAGCCCCGTCGAAGGGCTCGTCGGCCGCACCTGGAGCGCGCTGTCGTTCGGCATGATCGACGGCTCTGCCGCGCTCATCATCACCGCCTGCCTCGAGGTCTTCGTCGGGCTGACGTTCGTCACCGGGGTCTTCGTGCGCATCGGGCTGCTCGCGCTCGCCGCGACATTCGTCGGCATCTTCTCGCCGCTCGTGTTCTTCACCGGCGATCTCTTCACCTCGGCCGGCCCGACGCTCACCGCGCAGTACATCCTCAAGGACGTCGTTCTCGTCGCTGCCGCGATGGTGGTCGGCGCCGTAGCACTGAAGCGGCCCATCGGGCGCCGCTGA